A region from the Onthophagus taurus isolate NC chromosome 8, IU_Otau_3.0, whole genome shotgun sequence genome encodes:
- the LOC111425201 gene encoding latrophilin Cirl isoform X11: MPKGKCVMARYGVALHGLLLFSTLFLSETMAKSPGMYLPEGGGPPAGHLENLKYRYETAYACEGKTLKIECKEGELIKLIRANYGRFSITICNDHGNTDWSVNCMSPKSLRVLHNKCSQFQNCSIPASTNMFGDPCPGTLKYLEAHYQCLPAAATTTTTTRPSPPWLLTTDSPIWSTPKTSIRPPPPPPKVSITPPSRPTTTSTTQMSSTSTEEPPREVPPAEGDDKSIEDLTSVVTTSTNIPKKITDDTITRLYLPSSSNTPFYTNGEVDITNYCGPVTMRSIYWNWTLSGEQNLQPCPGGTTGFAKWKCSKIDGESKWVPESPDLSECRSLWLTSLEQRVQVMKDSLLLITNDLAQVTSSKTLYGGDMMITTKIIQKMTAKMARDIQTIPDPRQREAIVTDMLNAVVRTGSNLLDVSQHPSWKDLSHKEQMRVATSLLIGLEENAFLLADTVMREKTVNQVVKNIMLSVRVLETKSVTTEKFPTDQKWMASNDSIELPQGALLENSDGGLVRLVFVAFDHLEEILQWHPDSSEMNANKTRILNSKIISASLGKGRHIQLREPVRLTFKHLQTANVSKPSCVFWDYTTSTWSEEGCDVDSTNSTHTVCLCNHLTNFAILMDVHAVYLPDGHQVALQIITYIGCIISIICLILVIVTFQLFRGLKSDRTTIHSNLCFCLLVAEIIFLFGINRTDYHTACSIIAGFLHYFFLCAFFWMFFEGFQIYVMLIEVFEVEKSRIRFYYITSYVIPLIIVIVSAIIFPQGYGTDQYCWLKPENYFIYSFVGPVILILLANVLFLGMAIVMMCRHSTSNVSIKNKEHSKLASTRTWLKGAVCLVVLLGLTWTFGLLYLNQETVVMAYLFTVFNSLQGCFIFLFHCVQNEKVRKEYRKFIMQHSWLPKCLRCSKPNGSSSSSDSTGMNKERRTSLYDGSNGNQSGPNSHSTDNSVLSPHGTSVGINNLVTPNNLNNVRPTALLQVLSRTDLNNASTTTTNHNHNRLLNMSSQQVATELEFSQLHKHESKGQNIRADIRFGGGRQCVASPVAPHGSRP; this comes from the exons GAATGTACTTGCCCGAGGGAGGAGGACCGCCCGCAGGACACCTCGAAAATTTAA AGTATCGTTATGAAACGGCATACGCTTGCGAGGGAAAAACGTTGAAGATCGAATGCAAGGAGGGcgaattgataaaattgataagGGCCAACTACGGCAGGTTCTCAATAACGATATGCAACGACCACGGCAACACCGATTGGAGCGTAAACTGTATGTCACCAAAGAGCCTCCGAGTCCTCCACAACAA GTGCAGCCAATTTCAGAACTGCAGCATTCCTGCGAGCACAAACATGTTCGGGGATCCGTGCCCGGGCACTTTGAAATACTTAGAAGCACATTACCAATGCCTTCCTG CAGCTGCCACAACGACGACCACGACCAGGCCAAGTCCTCCGTGGCTGCTTACGACAGATTCACCAATTTGGAGCACTCCCAAAACCTCGATCAGGCCGCCTCCTCCACCACCTAAGGTCTCCATTACACCGCCTTCAAGACCTACCACGACGTCTACAACTCAAATGTCATCCACATCCACCGAGGAACCACCGCGAGAGGTCCCACCAGCGGAGGGTGACGATAAGAGTATTGAAGACCTCACCTCAGTTGTTACCACCAGCACTAATATTCCTAAGAAAATCacag acgATACCATAACACGTTTATACCTGCCATCATCAAGCAACACGCCGTTTTACACAAACGGCGAAGTAGACATCACAAATTATTGCGGCCCGGTGACGATGAGAAGTATTTATTGGAATTGGACATTGAGTGGCGAACAAAATTTACAACCATGTCCAGGAGGCACGACGGGTTTTGCTAAAtggaaatgttcaaaaatagACGGCGAATCAAAATGGGTTCCCGAATCGCCAGATTTAAGCGAATGTCGCTCATTATGGCTAACCAGCCTCGAACAAAGAGTGCAAGTAATGAAAGACTCCCTCTTATTAATCACAAACGACCTCGCACAAGTCACCAGCAGCAAAACTTTATACGGCGGTGACATGATGATCACCACGAAAATCATACAAAAAATGACCGCCAAAATGGCACGAGACATCCAAACCATTCCCGATCCTAGACAACGAGAGGCTATAGTCACTGATATGTTAAACGCCGTCGTTCGGACCGGAAGTAATCTTCTCGATGTTTCGCAACACCCATCGTGGAAAGATTTAAGCCATAAAGAACAGATGCGGGTTGCTACTTCATTACTTATTGGACTCGAAGAGAATGCTTTTCTTTTAGCTGATACAGTTATGAGAGAAAAAACTGTTAATcaagttgttaaaaatatta tgTTATCTGTTCGTGTATTAGAAACAAAATCAGTAACAACAGAAAAATTTCCAACCGATCAAAAATGGATGGCAAGTAACGACTCGATCGAACTTCCTCAAGGAGCACTTTTAGAAAATAGTGATGGAGGTTTGGTAAGATTGGTATTCGTGGCGTTCGATCATTTAGAAGAAATTCTACAATGGCACCCGGATTCTTCGGAAATGAACGCGAATAAGACTCGAATATTGAACAGCAAAATCATCTCGGCGAGTCTGGGTAAAGGGCGCCATATTCAGTTGCGGGAGCCGGTTCGATTGACGTTCAAGCACCTTCAAACTGCGAATGTTAGCAAGCCTTCTTGTGTTTTTTGGGATTATACAACAAGCACGTGGTCGGAAGAGGGTTGTGATGTTGATTCGACGAATTCAACGCACACTGTGTGTCTGTGTAATCATTTAACCAATTTTGCCATACTCATGGACGTTCATGCTGTGTACTTACCGGATGGGCATCAAGTTGCCTTGCAAATTATAACTTATATCGGGTGTATTATCTCGATTATTTGCTTAATATTAGTTATAGTTACTTTCCAATTATTTAGAGGATTAAAG agtgATCGAACCACTATACATTCCAATTTATGCTTCTGCTTATTGGTGGcagaaataatatttttatttggcaTAAATCGCACTGATTATCACACGGCGTGTTCAATAATTGCTGGATTTTTGCACTATTTCTTTTTGTGCGCGTTCTTTTGGATGTTTTTCGAAG GCTTCCAAATCTACGTGATGTTAATAGAAGTGTTTGAAGTAGAAAAATCTAGGATTCGATTTTACTACATCACGTCCTACGTTATACCTTTAATAATCGTAATAGTATCTGCCATTATTTTTCCGCAAGGATATGGGACGGATCAATATTGTTGGCTGAAACCggaaaactattttatttatagttttgTAGGTCctgtgattttaattttattg gcaAATGTTTTATTCTTAGGGATGGCAATTGTAATGATGTGTCGCCACTCAACCTCAAATgtatcgattaaaaataaagagcaTTCTAAGTTGGCCAGTACAAG aacGTGGTTAAAGGGAGCCGTGTGTTTGGTGGTTTTGCTAGGATTAACTTGGACTTTCGGCCTGTTATATCTGAACCAAGAAACCGTCGTAATGGCTTATTTATTCACCGTGTTCAATTCATTACAAGGAtgctttatatttttattccacTGTGTTCAAAATGAAAAG GTTCGAAAGGAATATCGAAAATTCATAATGCAACATTCTTGGTTGCCAAAATGTCTACGTTGTTCTAAGCCAAATGGATCGAGTAGTAGCAGCGATAGTACGGGGATGAATAAAGAGCGCAGGACGAGTCTTTACGATGGTTCTAATGGAAACCAATCCGGGCCGAACTCACACTCGACGGACAACTCGGTGCTGTCGCCTCACGGAACTAGCGTGGGTATCAACAATCTCGTAACGCCCAATAACCTAAATAACGTGCGACCGACTGCACTTCTCCAGGTTCTTTCGAGAACCGATCTGAACAATGCTAGTACCACCACGACCAACCACAACCACAACCGACTGCTCAATATGTCCTCTCAACAAG
- the LOC111425201 gene encoding latrophilin Cirl isoform X10 — protein sequence MPKGKCVMARYGVALHGLLLFSTLFLSETMAKSPGMYLPEGGGPPAGHLENLKYRYETAYACEGKTLKIECKEGELIKLIRANYGRFSITICNDHGNTDWSVNCMSPKSLRVLHNKCSQFQNCSIPASTNMFGDPCPGTLKYLEAHYQCLPAAATTTTTTRPSPPWLLTTDSPIWSTPKTSIRPPPPPPKVSITPPSRPTTTSTTQMSSTSTEEPPREVPPAEGDDKSIEDLTSVVTTSTNIPKKITDDTITRLYLPSSSNTPFYTNGEVDITNYCGPVTMRSIYWNWTLSGEQNLQPCPGGTTGFAKWKCSKIDGESKWVPESPDLSECRSLWLTSLEQRVQVMKDSLLLITNDLAQVTSSKTLYGGDMMITTKIIQKMTAKMARDIQTIPDPRQREAIVTDMLNAVVRTGSNLLDVSQHPSWKDLSHKEQMRVATSLLIGLEENAFLLADTVMREKTVNQVVKNIMLSVRVLETKSVTTEKFPTDQKWMASNDSIELPQGALLENSDGGLVRLVFVAFDHLEEILQWHPDSSEMNANKTRILNSKIISASLGKGRHIQLREPVRLTFKHLQTANVSKPSCVFWDYTTSTWSEEGCDVDSTNSTHTVCLCNHLTNFAILMDVHAVYLPDGHQVALQIITYIGCIISIICLILVIVTFQLFRGLKSDRTTIHSNLCFCLLVAEIIFLFGINRTDYHTACSIIAGFLHYFFLCAFFWMFFEGFQIYVMLIEVFEVEKSRIRFYYITSYVIPLIIVIVSAIIFPQGYGTDQYCWLKPENYFIYSFVGPVILILLANVLFLGMAIVMMCRHSTSNVSIKNKEHSKLASTSGKEENALQSKFQNPLTWLKGAVCLVVLLGLTWTFGLLYLNQETVVMAYLFTVFNSLQGCFIFLFHCVQNEKVRKEYRKFIMQHSWLPKCLRCSKPNGSSSSSDSTGMNKERRTSLYDGSNGNQSGPNSHSTDNSVLSPHGTSVGINNLVTPNNLNNVRPTALLQVLSRTDLNNASTTTTNHNHNRLLNMSSQQVATELEFSQLHKHESKGQNIRADIRFGGGRQCVASPVAPHGSRP from the exons GAATGTACTTGCCCGAGGGAGGAGGACCGCCCGCAGGACACCTCGAAAATTTAA AGTATCGTTATGAAACGGCATACGCTTGCGAGGGAAAAACGTTGAAGATCGAATGCAAGGAGGGcgaattgataaaattgataagGGCCAACTACGGCAGGTTCTCAATAACGATATGCAACGACCACGGCAACACCGATTGGAGCGTAAACTGTATGTCACCAAAGAGCCTCCGAGTCCTCCACAACAA GTGCAGCCAATTTCAGAACTGCAGCATTCCTGCGAGCACAAACATGTTCGGGGATCCGTGCCCGGGCACTTTGAAATACTTAGAAGCACATTACCAATGCCTTCCTG CAGCTGCCACAACGACGACCACGACCAGGCCAAGTCCTCCGTGGCTGCTTACGACAGATTCACCAATTTGGAGCACTCCCAAAACCTCGATCAGGCCGCCTCCTCCACCACCTAAGGTCTCCATTACACCGCCTTCAAGACCTACCACGACGTCTACAACTCAAATGTCATCCACATCCACCGAGGAACCACCGCGAGAGGTCCCACCAGCGGAGGGTGACGATAAGAGTATTGAAGACCTCACCTCAGTTGTTACCACCAGCACTAATATTCCTAAGAAAATCacag acgATACCATAACACGTTTATACCTGCCATCATCAAGCAACACGCCGTTTTACACAAACGGCGAAGTAGACATCACAAATTATTGCGGCCCGGTGACGATGAGAAGTATTTATTGGAATTGGACATTGAGTGGCGAACAAAATTTACAACCATGTCCAGGAGGCACGACGGGTTTTGCTAAAtggaaatgttcaaaaatagACGGCGAATCAAAATGGGTTCCCGAATCGCCAGATTTAAGCGAATGTCGCTCATTATGGCTAACCAGCCTCGAACAAAGAGTGCAAGTAATGAAAGACTCCCTCTTATTAATCACAAACGACCTCGCACAAGTCACCAGCAGCAAAACTTTATACGGCGGTGACATGATGATCACCACGAAAATCATACAAAAAATGACCGCCAAAATGGCACGAGACATCCAAACCATTCCCGATCCTAGACAACGAGAGGCTATAGTCACTGATATGTTAAACGCCGTCGTTCGGACCGGAAGTAATCTTCTCGATGTTTCGCAACACCCATCGTGGAAAGATTTAAGCCATAAAGAACAGATGCGGGTTGCTACTTCATTACTTATTGGACTCGAAGAGAATGCTTTTCTTTTAGCTGATACAGTTATGAGAGAAAAAACTGTTAATcaagttgttaaaaatatta tgTTATCTGTTCGTGTATTAGAAACAAAATCAGTAACAACAGAAAAATTTCCAACCGATCAAAAATGGATGGCAAGTAACGACTCGATCGAACTTCCTCAAGGAGCACTTTTAGAAAATAGTGATGGAGGTTTGGTAAGATTGGTATTCGTGGCGTTCGATCATTTAGAAGAAATTCTACAATGGCACCCGGATTCTTCGGAAATGAACGCGAATAAGACTCGAATATTGAACAGCAAAATCATCTCGGCGAGTCTGGGTAAAGGGCGCCATATTCAGTTGCGGGAGCCGGTTCGATTGACGTTCAAGCACCTTCAAACTGCGAATGTTAGCAAGCCTTCTTGTGTTTTTTGGGATTATACAACAAGCACGTGGTCGGAAGAGGGTTGTGATGTTGATTCGACGAATTCAACGCACACTGTGTGTCTGTGTAATCATTTAACCAATTTTGCCATACTCATGGACGTTCATGCTGTGTACTTACCGGATGGGCATCAAGTTGCCTTGCAAATTATAACTTATATCGGGTGTATTATCTCGATTATTTGCTTAATATTAGTTATAGTTACTTTCCAATTATTTAGAGGATTAAAG agtgATCGAACCACTATACATTCCAATTTATGCTTCTGCTTATTGGTGGcagaaataatatttttatttggcaTAAATCGCACTGATTATCACACGGCGTGTTCAATAATTGCTGGATTTTTGCACTATTTCTTTTTGTGCGCGTTCTTTTGGATGTTTTTCGAAG GCTTCCAAATCTACGTGATGTTAATAGAAGTGTTTGAAGTAGAAAAATCTAGGATTCGATTTTACTACATCACGTCCTACGTTATACCTTTAATAATCGTAATAGTATCTGCCATTATTTTTCCGCAAGGATATGGGACGGATCAATATTGTTGGCTGAAACCggaaaactattttatttatagttttgTAGGTCctgtgattttaattttattg gcaAATGTTTTATTCTTAGGGATGGCAATTGTAATGATGTGTCGCCACTCAACCTCAAATgtatcgattaaaaataaagagcaTTCTAAGTTGGCCAGTACAAG CGGAAAGGAAGAAAATGCACTACAATCCAAATTTCAAAACCCGTT aacGTGGTTAAAGGGAGCCGTGTGTTTGGTGGTTTTGCTAGGATTAACTTGGACTTTCGGCCTGTTATATCTGAACCAAGAAACCGTCGTAATGGCTTATTTATTCACCGTGTTCAATTCATTACAAGGAtgctttatatttttattccacTGTGTTCAAAATGAAAAG GTTCGAAAGGAATATCGAAAATTCATAATGCAACATTCTTGGTTGCCAAAATGTCTACGTTGTTCTAAGCCAAATGGATCGAGTAGTAGCAGCGATAGTACGGGGATGAATAAAGAGCGCAGGACGAGTCTTTACGATGGTTCTAATGGAAACCAATCCGGGCCGAACTCACACTCGACGGACAACTCGGTGCTGTCGCCTCACGGAACTAGCGTGGGTATCAACAATCTCGTAACGCCCAATAACCTAAATAACGTGCGACCGACTGCACTTCTCCAGGTTCTTTCGAGAACCGATCTGAACAATGCTAGTACCACCACGACCAACCACAACCACAACCGACTGCTCAATATGTCCTCTCAACAAG
- the LOC111425201 gene encoding latrophilin Cirl isoform X12 translates to MPKGKCVMARYGVALHGLLLFSTLFLSETMAKSPGMYLPEGGGPPAGHLENLKYRYETAYACEGKTLKIECKEGELIKLIRANYGRFSITICNDHGNTDWSVNCMSPKSLRVLHNKCSQFQNCSIPASTNMFGDPCPGTLKYLEAHYQCLPAAATTTTTTRPSPPWLLTTDSPIWSTPKTSIRPPPPPPKVSITPPSRPTTTSTTQMSSTSTEEPPREVPPAEGDDKSIEDLTSVVTTSTNIPKKITDDTITRLYLPSSSNTPFYTNGEVDITNYCGPVTMRSIYWNWTLSGEQNLQPCPGGTTGFAKWKCSKIDGESKWVPESPDLSECRSLWLTSLEQRVQVMKDSLLLITNDLAQVTSSKTLYGGDMMITTKIIQKMTAKMARDIQTIPDPRQREAIVTDMLNAVVRTGSNLLDVSQHPSWKDLSHKEQMRVATSLLIGLEENAFLLADTVMREKTVNQVVKNIMLSVRVLETKSVTTEKFPTDQKWMASNDSIELPQGALLENSDGGLVRLVFVAFDHLEEILQWHPDSSEMNANKTRILNSKIISASLGKGRHIQLREPVRLTFKHLQTANVSKPSCVFWDYTTSTWSEEGCDVDSTNSTHTVCLCNHLTNFAILMDVHAVYLPDGHQVALQIITYIGCIISIICLILVIVTFQLFRGLKSDRTTIHSNLCFCLLVAEIIFLFGINRTDYHTACSIIAGFLHYFFLCAFFWMFFEGFQIYVMLIEVFEVEKSRIRFYYITSYVIPLIIVIVSAIIFPQGYGTDQYCWLKPENYFIYSFVGPVILILLANVLFLGMAIVMMCRHSTSNVSIKNKEHSKLASTSGKEENALQSKFQNPLTWLKGAVCLVVLLGLTWTFGLLYLNQETVVMAYLFTVFNSLQGCFIFLFHCVQNEKVRKEYRKFIMQHSWLPKCLRCSKPNGSSSSSDSTGMNKERRTSLYDGSNGNQSGPNSHSTDNSVLSPHGTSVGINNLVTPNNLNNVRPTALLQVLSRTDLNNASTTTTNHNHNRLLNMSSQQEHFF, encoded by the exons GAATGTACTTGCCCGAGGGAGGAGGACCGCCCGCAGGACACCTCGAAAATTTAA AGTATCGTTATGAAACGGCATACGCTTGCGAGGGAAAAACGTTGAAGATCGAATGCAAGGAGGGcgaattgataaaattgataagGGCCAACTACGGCAGGTTCTCAATAACGATATGCAACGACCACGGCAACACCGATTGGAGCGTAAACTGTATGTCACCAAAGAGCCTCCGAGTCCTCCACAACAA GTGCAGCCAATTTCAGAACTGCAGCATTCCTGCGAGCACAAACATGTTCGGGGATCCGTGCCCGGGCACTTTGAAATACTTAGAAGCACATTACCAATGCCTTCCTG CAGCTGCCACAACGACGACCACGACCAGGCCAAGTCCTCCGTGGCTGCTTACGACAGATTCACCAATTTGGAGCACTCCCAAAACCTCGATCAGGCCGCCTCCTCCACCACCTAAGGTCTCCATTACACCGCCTTCAAGACCTACCACGACGTCTACAACTCAAATGTCATCCACATCCACCGAGGAACCACCGCGAGAGGTCCCACCAGCGGAGGGTGACGATAAGAGTATTGAAGACCTCACCTCAGTTGTTACCACCAGCACTAATATTCCTAAGAAAATCacag acgATACCATAACACGTTTATACCTGCCATCATCAAGCAACACGCCGTTTTACACAAACGGCGAAGTAGACATCACAAATTATTGCGGCCCGGTGACGATGAGAAGTATTTATTGGAATTGGACATTGAGTGGCGAACAAAATTTACAACCATGTCCAGGAGGCACGACGGGTTTTGCTAAAtggaaatgttcaaaaatagACGGCGAATCAAAATGGGTTCCCGAATCGCCAGATTTAAGCGAATGTCGCTCATTATGGCTAACCAGCCTCGAACAAAGAGTGCAAGTAATGAAAGACTCCCTCTTATTAATCACAAACGACCTCGCACAAGTCACCAGCAGCAAAACTTTATACGGCGGTGACATGATGATCACCACGAAAATCATACAAAAAATGACCGCCAAAATGGCACGAGACATCCAAACCATTCCCGATCCTAGACAACGAGAGGCTATAGTCACTGATATGTTAAACGCCGTCGTTCGGACCGGAAGTAATCTTCTCGATGTTTCGCAACACCCATCGTGGAAAGATTTAAGCCATAAAGAACAGATGCGGGTTGCTACTTCATTACTTATTGGACTCGAAGAGAATGCTTTTCTTTTAGCTGATACAGTTATGAGAGAAAAAACTGTTAATcaagttgttaaaaatatta tgTTATCTGTTCGTGTATTAGAAACAAAATCAGTAACAACAGAAAAATTTCCAACCGATCAAAAATGGATGGCAAGTAACGACTCGATCGAACTTCCTCAAGGAGCACTTTTAGAAAATAGTGATGGAGGTTTGGTAAGATTGGTATTCGTGGCGTTCGATCATTTAGAAGAAATTCTACAATGGCACCCGGATTCTTCGGAAATGAACGCGAATAAGACTCGAATATTGAACAGCAAAATCATCTCGGCGAGTCTGGGTAAAGGGCGCCATATTCAGTTGCGGGAGCCGGTTCGATTGACGTTCAAGCACCTTCAAACTGCGAATGTTAGCAAGCCTTCTTGTGTTTTTTGGGATTATACAACAAGCACGTGGTCGGAAGAGGGTTGTGATGTTGATTCGACGAATTCAACGCACACTGTGTGTCTGTGTAATCATTTAACCAATTTTGCCATACTCATGGACGTTCATGCTGTGTACTTACCGGATGGGCATCAAGTTGCCTTGCAAATTATAACTTATATCGGGTGTATTATCTCGATTATTTGCTTAATATTAGTTATAGTTACTTTCCAATTATTTAGAGGATTAAAG agtgATCGAACCACTATACATTCCAATTTATGCTTCTGCTTATTGGTGGcagaaataatatttttatttggcaTAAATCGCACTGATTATCACACGGCGTGTTCAATAATTGCTGGATTTTTGCACTATTTCTTTTTGTGCGCGTTCTTTTGGATGTTTTTCGAAG GCTTCCAAATCTACGTGATGTTAATAGAAGTGTTTGAAGTAGAAAAATCTAGGATTCGATTTTACTACATCACGTCCTACGTTATACCTTTAATAATCGTAATAGTATCTGCCATTATTTTTCCGCAAGGATATGGGACGGATCAATATTGTTGGCTGAAACCggaaaactattttatttatagttttgTAGGTCctgtgattttaattttattg gcaAATGTTTTATTCTTAGGGATGGCAATTGTAATGATGTGTCGCCACTCAACCTCAAATgtatcgattaaaaataaagagcaTTCTAAGTTGGCCAGTACAAG CGGAAAGGAAGAAAATGCACTACAATCCAAATTTCAAAACCCGTT aacGTGGTTAAAGGGAGCCGTGTGTTTGGTGGTTTTGCTAGGATTAACTTGGACTTTCGGCCTGTTATATCTGAACCAAGAAACCGTCGTAATGGCTTATTTATTCACCGTGTTCAATTCATTACAAGGAtgctttatatttttattccacTGTGTTCAAAATGAAAAG GTTCGAAAGGAATATCGAAAATTCATAATGCAACATTCTTGGTTGCCAAAATGTCTACGTTGTTCTAAGCCAAATGGATCGAGTAGTAGCAGCGATAGTACGGGGATGAATAAAGAGCGCAGGACGAGTCTTTACGATGGTTCTAATGGAAACCAATCCGGGCCGAACTCACACTCGACGGACAACTCGGTGCTGTCGCCTCACGGAACTAGCGTGGGTATCAACAATCTCGTAACGCCCAATAACCTAAATAACGTGCGACCGACTGCACTTCTCCAGGTTCTTTCGAGAACCGATCTGAACAATGCTAGTACCACCACGACCAACCACAACCACAACCGACTGCTCAATATGTCCTCTCAACAAG